The following DNA comes from Brassica oleracea var. oleracea cultivar TO1000 chromosome C5, BOL, whole genome shotgun sequence.
ATAGCACTTTCTCTTCCCAATCAAGCTTGCATTTCCCCAAAGTCCTTAGCCACTGAATACCCAAAATTATATCTGCACTTCCCGGTTCCAAAACGATGAAATCTTGTGTTATCTGAACCTCTTGAAGCTGCAACGATACGTTTTTACACACACTGGACCCTTGCACCTGTAATCCTGTACCCACCAGCACTGTGAAGTTACCTGAGAAACAGACTGCAGATTTGCTCGTTGAACCACCTCCGGAGATATAAAGTTGTGAGTCGCTCCACTATCGATCAATACCACACTCCGGTCTTGCCAATACTCCCACGGATCTTTGTTGTTGTTGGAGAAGATTGGCCAAGAAAAGAATGTAATGAAATCTCCATTATCTCAGTTACTTCGCCCCCATCGAACGCCTCATGAAACTCTTCTTCAATTAACTCCATCTCACAATCTTGACAGACCACCATAACTTGTAGCATCTTATTCTTACACAAATGCGTCTTGGACCATTTCTCTGGACACTTGAAACACAACCCATTCCTTCTTTTATAATCATATTCCGCGTCAGAAAGCTTAATAGGATTATTGTTCTTCTCATTCATCTTTGGTTGCGCTTGCTTCTCTACTTGCTTTTGACCAGTGTCTGCATTTGTTTGTTTTGGTTTCCAAGAAGAAGCAATGTATGTTGCTGAAGGTTTTGTTGTACTGTTGCTCGAATATCTCCCACCTCGTTGTTCTTGAGATTTTCCCGCTGCCAACAGACGACAAAATTCACTGTCTTCCATCTTCAAAATTGTTTCAATATGATCTGGTAGAGTTCGAGGTTCCTTCATCTTAATAACTTCTTTCAGCTCCTGCTTCAAACCATTGAAGAATATGTCAATCAAGTTCTCCTCTGCCACACGTACTTGAGAAGCAAGTTCTTGAAATTCTTTGATGTACTCTGCTGCTGAACCATGTTGTTGAATTCCGAACAATCTCTTCCCTGGGGTCCTCTCAAAAGACTCAGCAAAGCGAGATAACAGCCTCCTCTTAAACTCATTCCATTCTCTGAAAGGCCTGAACTCCAATTCATAGTTGAACCAACACAATGCATCCTCTGACAGACTCAAAGAAACTAGCTCCATCTTGTAGTCCTCATTGCTCTGAGTCACCCGAAAATATCTTTCTGCCCTCGCTATCCAATCAAACGGATTTTGACCTGCAAACGTATGCATCTCCACCTTCTTGTAGAGACCTTTTCTATTTTCCTCACTACGATCAACAGGCCGATAACCTAGCTCAATATTCTCCCGGTTACGTTCCAGATTAGGATTCGTTACCTGAACTGGTTGTTGGACCCTCGAATTGATCTGACTTGGTTCTCCTAAATCAATGGACGTTGTGTGAGCTTGATTCTGCTGGAGAGATGCGATGAGAGATTGCATCGACGCCTCCAAACGATCGATTTTCGCCTCCGAAGCCTTCATCGTCGCTTGAATCGTCTGCGTATTCATTTGCGTCGTCGCGACTATCGTATTGACGCGTTCGTCTAAGCGATCGATCTTCTGATTCAACTCCGCCACCGATGTGTCCAGAATCTCGATCCGTTGGGCCGATTCGCCGAGCTGCTGCTCCACCGCTGCGGCGGATCTCGTCATCGTCAGAATCGCGTATCACGAGCTGCTCACTGCACCAAATGATAGAGCTAGTGATACTAAACTCTCGTATTATTAATCTGTATAATACTCAACCCAATACGAGTCAAGTCCCTCTCTTAGAAAATATCTAAGAGCCCAAATCCAGATTACAAAATACAAGCCAAATTGAATCATGAGTCAAGCTCAACTATTTATACTATCAAGACTCTAACAAACTCCCGCCAAAGCCGTTATGATCTTCACTTGAACTTATCACTTAACCGGTTCTTCCAACTGATCTGCTGATCCTTCCCTCTCTCTTCCTCTTATCTTCTTCCTATAGTACACCCTCCAGCTCTTATCATAATCCCCTTCACTGTTAAAGCTTTACTCTTGTGTGTTGGCGAGTAATGTTATAATAGGTACAAGGTGATGGAGTTATAGTAGCGACTCCCACAGGAAGTACTGCTTATTCTACAGCAGCTGGAGGTTCCATGGTAAGCTTTACAACTTAAAGTGACGTTCAACTCTGCATTACATACCAAAAAGATAAATTAATCTCATTGGCATCTCTGAGTAGTATCTTGCCGGTCATAATAAAATTGTAGTGAGTTTGATATTTATAAAAATCCGAAAATTGCAGGTGCATCCAAACGTCCCTTGCATGTTGTTTACTCCGATCTGCCCACATTCCCTCTCGTTCAGACCAGTCATTCTTCCAGATTCTGCAAAGCTTGAACTGAAGGTCAGACGTTAGATCTTTATAGCAATACACTTTAAATAGTTATAAATTTTAGGTTTAAAACCATCCAAGAAACTCTATAAGCTCATATATTAATCAAGACCACGATATGAAAAACAATGTCCTTTCATATTAGCTGTATGAAATTGCTCACAAACTCTCTCTGAACAAAAACAGATTCCAGATGATGCTCGAAGCAATGCATGGGTTTCGTTTGATGGAAAGAGAAGGCAACAACTTTCAAGGGGAGATTCGGTGAGAATATACATGAGCCAACATCCACTCCCGACAGTCAACAAGTCTGATCAGACCGGTGATTGGTTTAGAAGCTTGATCCGTTGCTTAAACTGGAACGAGCGCCTTGATCAAAAGGCTCTTTGATGATTGATTCACTTCATTCATCAACACATACATAAACATAGAAGGGTACAAAGTTCTATTTGTTTCACCCATCCCTCCTTTACTGTACAGATTCACATTCTCTATAATTCTCACTACAATCTTCACAAGGGGTTATCTTGTATTGATCATTTGATATCAGTTCTAAAAGAAATAAGAAAACTTTGAATTACATGTACTGCATATCAACAAATGTGACAAAAGATTCATATTTACACGCGTGATTGTTATTAAGATATTACACATCATCTTCTCACGAGATTGGAATCTTCAGTAACAAGATGAGAAACAGAAACTGAAGTTTTTGTTAACGTCCGCTATAATATACCTGGAAATTTCAGACAAAACACTTTTGTTACAAACCATTCTCAACAACAGAACAGAGGTTTTCATTAACGCAAAAGAAGAAACATGATTTGAAAGTGAGTGGCTATCAACCTTGATGCTTTTATCCGCAAACCCTGCAAAGAGCTTGCCTTCCCAATATAACAAAGATGTGACTACTGAAGAACCCGGGATCGATCCCACGTGAGTACACTCTAGAGATATCTCATCCCCAGATAATTCCTACAAATATAGGAGGAAAAACCCAGGCTCAAGTTCAGAAAAGCTAATAAGGTCTGTGTGTCATCAGGATTACCCACCTGAATATTGACAGTTGTGTCCCAACCTCCGGTGAATAGCCATTTACCATTCAGGGCAACGCTGAGAATTGCACTACTTTGTATTTGCATAGACTTCATCGATGTGTCATCCCTCCATATCTGATATAAGAATAAGAAGAGAGTATGTTTAGAAACCGAATAGACATAATCGAAGCAAGCCGAGCAAAATGTTTTTTTGAGAACAAATGAAAACCTGTATATCTCCGTTTTGATAAGCTGCCACTAAGGTGCCTTCATCTGCAGCAAGAGACAGAATAGACTTTACAATACCTTGAGTCTCTTCCCCCAACACCGTCAAAAAACTGTGGTCACTTAGACTCCACAACCGAACAGTGCCATCCCAACTCCCACTGTATAGTACTCCATTTAGCACAACAAGCGTTGATACTACAGATTTATGACCAGTCATTGTGCAAACAAGACTTCCATCCTGAAACAAAAAAAAACGATTTCTTCAATAAAATGATTCAAGATCTTATCAAGACAAGCTATATAGAGTGTACATGAACACTAAACTTACTTGCAGTGACCAAGCTTTGATAGTGTTATCTCCACTGCCACTATACACATACCCATCTTCTGAGTATGCTAACGCGTGAATGCCAGAATATCGCCAGTCTTTTGGCTCGTACCACTTTCTTAGCGGCTGTTCTTCCAGAGGGAAGCTTGTGCTCCATACAAATATACCTCCTCCACCGTCGCCACTGACACATACTGATTCTACTCCGTTGATGTATATCAAAGCCATTACTTTATCCTGGTGACCTTTAAATGTATGCACATGGGAGAAATCCTGCATATAATATAAAAAACCATATAGCTAGAAATTAGTTTCTATACAATACACATTATAGGGGAAAAAACTAAGCCGCAGAAACCTCGCATATGTACCTTCAGAGACCATATATGGATATTTTTATCAAGCGAGGAGCTGAACAGGAACCCATCTGCACATAGAAAATAGGAACAAAATATAATCTGAGCATATAAAGTAACGGAATTTAAAACAACTCTTGGAAGGAAAAATGTGTAGTTTTTATCATTCATCCAGCAAGAGAAAAAAAAAAAAAATCAAAGTATAAGGTGTACCTCCAACCGCTAAACCTGTGATACTGTCTTGGTGTCCCCGGAGGTCCTTAGATTTTATTTTACCTACTGAGAGTCTCCCAACAAAGTCCTTGTCAAACTCTCCCTCCTCTGGTAAGTCTTCTTCTAGTTCTTTGGATCCCACTACTACCAGGCGGCATAATTCACCTAGAACCAAACAAAACTCTTTCCTTTTCTTAGGTTTCTTCTTTTCCAATGCAAACAAAGAACGTAATCTATGATTCATGATCAGCTCCCTGTTGCATTTCCACAGATCAGTTAAAACTGGACGTGCCTGTGGATCAAGACAGCAACACTGGCGGAGAACTCCAACCATTGATTTAAACTTCCCATTAAGTTTAGATTCCAGAATAGAACTTAGTTTCTCCATAAGACCTGTGTACAGCACCAAGAGATCCTCAATTTTCCCTTCGCATTTTTTTGCATCCACTCCAGTTACACTTTCAGTCAGCTCCTCAGAAAACTGTTTCCCACCAAGAAGCATGAGGAGAAGAAAACAAACAGGCCAGACATCGGAACTACACGAAACCAGACATTCTGAGCTGGCCTGTGTTATCAACAAGTTCTGCCTTTTCAACAGTTCAAACAACACCTCGAAGCTCATGAAAACACCATTCTTCACTAATCTCTTCAAAACCAATCCCATCTCCAGAGCACCAACTGGTTTTCTGCAAGTTTCTTCAGATATGAGTCCATACACGTTCCTTCCAGTTTCCAGCAACTCGATCAAATCAACAAAAGCATTTCCAAATTCGTCAAACTTCACACAAGAAACGCTCAAACACCCTGCGTTTACCCCTTCCTTATTCAAACTGAGAAGTGCCTCACATAATTGCATCCCCATCACTGCTAAACACGACGAATCATCAAACTCCTCCCACGAGAAATCAGAAAGCTTCTCACCCACTAAATACAAAACCCCATTCTTCAAATCACCCCACAAGCCAAAAACTTTAGAGACACCTCTCTCTTTAACACACATGATCACATCAAGCTCGTCTCTTTCCTCCTCTTCCATCTCCCACAGACAACTAATCATCCTCAGGACATAACCAAACTCGAAAACAGAATCACAACCATCATCACGACGCTGGAACGAACCAACCCGCAAAAGACTAACCTTTGAATCACCATCACCATCACCATCACCCTCCTTCAGACATCCAGGCAAACGCGAGGACGAAGCAGATTCAGTACTACCTTGGCTCTCCACGGATACGGCGTCGAGAAGCAAAACCCGATCTTTCCAAGCGGCGTGGAACTCGTCGGGCCATGACCGAGCGACGAATTCAAAGGAGGATTTTTTCGAGTTGCGGGTGGAGTCCGGCGTGAGGTTTGAGATCGAAGGGAATAATCTGAGGAGGTCGATGTTTTTGGGGAGAGCCGATGGGCCCTGAGGTGGGAACTTGACGAGGACGGTGCACGCCGGGCATCGGATTGTGTCAGGGAACTTCTTGGGGATGTTCGTTAGACATTCTTCGCACGCCGTGTGGCCGCAGGAGAGCACGCGTGGAAGTGTGGATTCGCCGTCGTATGATTGTAGACAGACCGGACACTCCGGTTGCTCCTCCATCACGACCAATTCGACTAATCGAACCTCCGATAAAACAACTGAGTCAACATGACGACGAGCCCGGGGGTAAGGGTATTTTCGTAATAACAACAATAAAGATTGGGCTTGTGGTAGTGTCAGATTCGCAATTCTAATCGAAAACCTCTGATTTATAATACGACAACGTTTCAGCTGTTAAACAAAATTTGGGCGTAAGAGAATTCAAAACTAATACGACGACGTTTTATCTGTCTTCTTACTTTTTTGCGATTTACCGTGAAAGTGAGGACGTGACAAGAGGGGCGAAGATCCGATCTGCTATATTAGATCATATATATGTTGGTTAAGTATTAAACCGATTGGTTAGCTTTGGTTTAGCTTCCTTTTACTGAACCAAAGCACTATATATACCAAACCAATGTAACAAACTTTAGCTAAGAAAGCTTTAATTGAAAACATTCAATATGGTATCAGAGCCATCTATGGCTTCTTCTTCGTCGATTTACGATTTCTCGAGCTGATTCCTTCTGTTTTTCATGGCGGCGAGCTTCTCGGAGTTACAACAACTATCTCTCTTCGTCGATCTCATTGCTTTTTGGTGAT
Coding sequences within:
- the LOC106294483 gene encoding uncharacterized protein LOC106294483, whose protein sequence is MEEQPECPVCLQSYDGESTLPRVLSCGHTACEECLTNIPKKFPDTIRCPACTVLVKFPPQGPSALPKNIDLLRLFPSISNLTPDSTRNSKKSSFEFVARSWPDEFHAAWKDRVLLLDAVSVESQGSTESASSSRLPGCLKEGDGDGDGDSKVSLLRVGSFQRRDDGCDSVFEFGYVLRMISCLWEMEEEERDELDVIMCVKERGVSKVFGLWGDLKNGVLYLVGEKLSDFSWEEFDDSSCLAVMGMQLCEALLSLNKEGVNAGCLSVSCVKFDEFGNAFVDLIELLETGRNVYGLISEETCRKPVGALEMGLVLKRLVKNGVFMSFEVLFELLKRQNLLITQASSECLVSCSSDVWPVCFLLLMLLGGKQFSEELTESVTGVDAKKCEGKIEDLLVLYTGLMEKLSSILESKLNGKFKSMVGVLRQCCCLDPQARPVLTDLWKCNRELIMNHRLRSLFALEKKKPKKRKEFCLVLGELCRLVVVGSKELEEDLPEEGEFDKDFVGRLSVGKIKSKDLRGHQDSITGLAVGDGFLFSSSLDKNIHIWSLKDFSHVHTFKGHQDKVMALIYINGVESVCVSGDGGGGIFVWSTSFPLEEQPLRKWYEPKDWRYSGIHALAYSEDGYVYSGSGDNTIKAWSLQDGSLVCTMTGHKSVVSTLVVLNGVLYSGSWDGTVRLWSLSDHSFLTVLGEETQGIVKSILSLAADEGTLVAAYQNGDIQIWRDDTSMKSMQIQSSAILSVALNGKWLFTGGWDTTVNIQELSGDEISLECTHVGSIPGSSVVTSLLYWEGKLFAGFADKSIKVYYSGR